In Desulfobacterales bacterium, a single genomic region encodes these proteins:
- a CDS encoding DNA-3-methyladenine glycosylase encodes MSRNLPKKKQHLALQDDHLKRDFYARNTRIVARELLGKKLVRKYRGHVISGFVCETEAYLGASDSASHAFRGKTPRNAVMFGPAGVAYVYFVYGMHYLLNVVTEAEENPCAVLIRALVPFDGLKHMQRRRGRSGKDLTNGPAKLCQALVIDKALNGWDLTAGRKLWLEAQPSIPQRLIKKGPRIGIDYAKPADRRVALRFWVEEKYIYDTISTGDYSRK; translated from the coding sequence GTGTCCAGAAACCTTCCCAAAAAAAAGCAACATCTCGCTCTACAGGATGATCATTTAAAACGTGATTTTTATGCGCGTAACACCCGGATCGTCGCCCGTGAATTGCTGGGGAAAAAGCTTGTCCGAAAATACCGAGGTCATGTCATAAGCGGTTTTGTTTGTGAGACCGAAGCCTATCTGGGCGCATCAGACAGCGCCAGCCACGCATTCAGGGGCAAGACGCCGCGCAATGCGGTTATGTTTGGACCAGCCGGCGTGGCCTATGTATATTTTGTTTACGGGATGCACTATTTACTGAATGTTGTAACCGAGGCGGAAGAAAATCCCTGTGCCGTACTCATCCGCGCCCTGGTGCCATTTGATGGTTTAAAACACATGCAGCGCCGTCGGGGCCGATCCGGCAAAGATCTGACAAACGGCCCGGCCAAATTATGCCAGGCGCTGGTGATCGATAAAGCGTTAAACGGGTGGGATCTGACTGCCGGCCGGAAACTATGGCTGGAAGCGCAGCCGTCGATACCGCAGCGATTGATTAAAAAAGGTCCCCGCATCGGAATTGATTATGCCAAGCCGGCCGACAGGCGCGTCGCCCTTCGCTTTTGGGTCGAGGAAAAATATATCTATGACACTATTTCAACTGGTGACTATAGCCGCAAGTAG
- a CDS encoding glycosyltransferase family protein, with protein sequence MAKIVYGVSGEGSGHSSRSREMLTHLQALGHTVKVVSYDRGYANLKDDFDVFETEGLHIASLDNRVSKVKTFTDNLKRLPEGHKKLQSLRKDVFKKFQPDCVITDFEPMTAYLANHYDLPLITIDNQHRLRYMSYPCPARLQADRKMTKTIIRAMVPRPDVSLVTTFYTGEPLNNRTYFFPPILRQAVLSLQPSCRGHILVYLTSGFESFLKRLKSFTRESFLVYGAGKEGTDGHLAFKPFSKSGFLHDLATCKAVMATAGFTLMTESFYLRKPYLALPMQGQFEQEINGFLLARLKYGVNLRRPSSEAIGHFLYRIPDFAENLKAYPAQDNSAIKARLCELLEDNCALAADFHGKRMRLIP encoded by the coding sequence ATGGCAAAGATCGTTTACGGTGTATCCGGCGAGGGATCCGGTCACTCGTCCCGATCCCGCGAAATGCTCACCCATCTTCAGGCGCTGGGGCATACGGTAAAAGTGGTCAGCTATGACCGTGGCTATGCCAACCTCAAAGATGATTTCGATGTATTTGAGACTGAAGGGCTCCATATTGCCAGCCTTGATAACCGCGTTTCAAAAGTCAAAACCTTTACCGATAATTTAAAGCGTTTGCCCGAAGGGCACAAAAAGCTTCAATCCCTGCGAAAAGATGTTTTCAAAAAATTCCAGCCTGATTGTGTCATAACCGATTTTGAGCCCATGACCGCTTATCTGGCCAACCATTATGACCTGCCGCTGATCACCATCGATAACCAGCATCGCCTGCGCTACATGTCCTATCCCTGCCCGGCCCGTTTACAAGCCGATCGCAAAATGACGAAAACCATCATCCGGGCGATGGTGCCGCGGCCGGATGTATCACTGGTAACCACTTTTTACACGGGTGAGCCTTTGAATAACCGCACTTATTTTTTTCCGCCGATTCTGCGGCAAGCCGTATTATCCCTTCAACCCTCATGCAGGGGCCATATACTGGTGTATTTGACCAGCGGGTTTGAATCGTTTTTAAAAAGACTCAAATCTTTCACGCGTGAATCCTTTTTGGTTTACGGGGCCGGTAAAGAGGGCACGGATGGGCATCTGGCATTTAAGCCGTTCAGCAAATCCGGCTTTCTCCATGATCTGGCCACCTGTAAAGCCGTTATGGCGACCGCCGGTTTTACGCTCATGACCGAATCCTTTTATCTGCGCAAGCCTTATCTGGCGCTGCCGATGCAGGGCCAGTTTGAACAGGAAATCAATGGGTTTTTACTGGCACGCTTGAAATACGGCGTCAACTTAAGGCGCCCGAGCTCAGAAGCCATTGGTCATTTTTTGTATCGGATACCGGATTTTGCTGAAAATCTGAAAGCCTATCCGGCTCAGGACAATAGCGCCATTAAAGCCAGGCTCTGCGAGCTTTTGGAAGACAATTGTGCGCTTGCCGCTGATTTCCACGGCAAACGGATGCGTCTGATACCCTGA
- a CDS encoding transglutaminase-like domain-containing protein, giving the protein MIVHKSKAFWIAGSIFTLTFIVLFSIRLGILEKIFFRPRALSLSAINDVAERNTWMNIFQENRKIGFSHTRFNTDTTGYRLTETVHMRINTMGMVQNISLNTKSRLNPDFTLQELDFVISSGRFRFSVQGVVDGKNLRITTESAGSSRKLDIPLSDKLYLMNGIMDAVAATDLKTGDKYAFNIFDPASMGQVDVIVEVIGPERIEIGGVNQQATKVSLNFKGVSQLAWIGKEGDIIKEKGLLGISLIKTDRKDALDSLALQSSRDLTTFASVAANIKIENAEALKVLRVKIEGIPFENLQLQGGRQTFNGQVLTVKKETLSDLASELTPENLPALEKIFLKPGPFIQSDNQKIQDLVAEILKEDRDAAPLTRAEKLMNWVYTRIEKRPVLSLPDALSTLENKVGDCNEHAVLLAALGRAAGIPTRIEAGLVYMKDRFYYHAWNLMYLGQWVTVDSVFGQLPADVSHLRFATGSPERQLDIMGVIGKIQLTVLK; this is encoded by the coding sequence ATGATCGTCCATAAATCAAAAGCATTCTGGATTGCCGGCAGCATCTTTACCCTGACCTTTATTGTTCTTTTCAGTATTCGTTTGGGAATATTGGAAAAAATATTCTTCCGCCCGCGCGCGCTTTCCCTGTCGGCAATCAATGACGTTGCTGAGCGCAACACCTGGATGAACATTTTCCAGGAAAATCGCAAAATCGGCTTTTCTCACACCCGATTCAATACGGACACCACGGGCTATCGTCTGACCGAAACCGTCCATATGCGCATCAATACCATGGGGATGGTCCAGAATATCAGCCTGAACACCAAGAGCCGGTTGAATCCGGATTTTACCCTTCAGGAGCTTGATTTCGTAATCAGCTCCGGTCGGTTTCGCTTTTCCGTTCAGGGCGTAGTTGACGGCAAGAACCTGCGGATCACCACTGAAAGCGCCGGTTCGAGTCGCAAGCTGGATATTCCGCTTAGCGATAAGCTCTATTTGATGAACGGTATTATGGATGCTGTCGCCGCTACCGATTTAAAGACCGGTGATAAATATGCTTTTAACATATTTGATCCGGCTTCCATGGGTCAGGTGGATGTCATTGTCGAAGTTATCGGCCCGGAACGCATTGAGATTGGGGGCGTCAATCAACAGGCGACCAAAGTATCTTTGAATTTTAAAGGTGTATCCCAACTGGCCTGGATTGGAAAAGAGGGCGATATTATAAAGGAAAAAGGGTTGCTGGGTATCAGTTTGATAAAGACCGATCGCAAAGATGCCCTCGACAGCCTGGCCCTGCAGTCGAGCCGGGATCTGACGACATTTGCTTCGGTGGCCGCCAACATCAAGATTGAAAATGCGGAGGCATTGAAAGTTTTGCGGGTAAAAATTGAGGGCATCCCCTTTGAGAACCTGCAACTGCAGGGCGGCCGACAAACCTTTAATGGACAGGTGCTGACTGTAAAAAAGGAAACGCTGAGCGATCTGGCTTCAGAGCTAACACCGGAGAATCTGCCAGCCCTGGAAAAAATATTTTTAAAACCGGGCCCCTTCATCCAATCAGACAATCAAAAAATCCAGGATCTGGTCGCTGAAATTTTAAAAGAGGATCGCGATGCCGCCCCGCTGACCCGGGCGGAAAAACTGATGAATTGGGTATACACCCGGATCGAAAAACGGCCGGTTTTATCGTTGCCTGATGCCCTTTCCACCCTTGAAAACAAAGTCGGAGACTGCAACGAGCACGCGGTCCTGCTCGCGGCGCTTGGCCGCGCAGCCGGTATTCCCACCCGCATCGAGGCCGGGCTGGTGTATATGAAAGACCGATTTTACTATCATGCCTGGAACCTCATGTATCTGGGTCAATGGGTTACTGTTGATTCGGTTTTCGGCCAGCTACCGGCAGATGTCAGCCATTTGCGTTTTGCAACCGGCTCACCGGAACGGCAGCTGGATATCATGGGTGTCATCGGCAAAATTCAGTTGACGGTCTTAAAGTAG
- a CDS encoding amidohydrolase family protein, whose translation MNFIFAKKIYTGKKIVSDAHLLFNGKKISAISKTKSGRSLGKYEVLTPAFVDPHSHIGMERAGEPSTEGEANEHSESILTLTDALDSIQMDDKALKDAVQMGVLYSCVLPGSGNIIGGLSAVIRNYAASSTEALISRAGLKSAFGFNPMKTKDWKGKRPTTRMGAVAMLRGRLDEVRQKIRQYNKARGSKKQEIVFSAEDRVLRDLLGRKIRLRAHVHKIDDIAALLRLVDEFKINVTVDHAGNVYQAAIFKELKRRKIPVVYGPIDSFAYKVELKHEDWRNVRHLLASEVEFGLMTDHPVTLARQLLLQTRWFIRAGLSRQQAIELISRRNARLIGIDHILGSLEKGKWASFVCWNGDPFDLTCYPVAVYGEGELLYSASS comes from the coding sequence ATGAACTTTATCTTCGCCAAAAAAATTTATACCGGCAAAAAAATCGTCTCTGATGCGCACCTTTTATTTAACGGCAAAAAAATCAGCGCTATTTCAAAAACAAAAAGCGGTCGCTCTTTAGGTAAATACGAGGTGCTCACCCCCGCCTTTGTCGATCCGCACAGCCACATCGGAATGGAACGGGCTGGAGAGCCAAGTACCGAAGGAGAGGCCAATGAGCATTCGGAGTCGATTCTGACATTGACGGATGCGCTGGATTCCATTCAAATGGATGACAAGGCCCTTAAAGATGCGGTCCAAATGGGCGTTTTGTATTCGTGTGTGCTGCCCGGCAGCGGTAATATTATCGGCGGCCTTTCGGCCGTCATTCGCAATTATGCTGCTTCCAGCACAGAGGCCTTGATCAGCCGGGCCGGCTTAAAATCGGCTTTTGGATTTAATCCGATGAAAACCAAGGATTGGAAGGGCAAACGCCCGACAACCCGCATGGGCGCTGTTGCCATGCTGCGCGGTCGTTTGGATGAGGTGCGGCAAAAAATACGGCAATACAACAAAGCCCGGGGCAGCAAAAAACAGGAAATTGTTTTTTCAGCCGAAGACAGGGTACTAAGAGATTTACTGGGACGCAAAATACGTCTCAGGGCGCATGTTCATAAAATAGATGATATTGCGGCACTTTTGCGGCTGGTGGATGAATTTAAAATTAATGTGACGGTCGACCACGCCGGCAATGTCTATCAAGCGGCTATTTTCAAGGAATTGAAAAGACGCAAAATACCGGTAGTTTACGGGCCCATTGATTCTTTTGCATACAAAGTTGAACTCAAACACGAGGATTGGCGCAATGTGCGCCATCTGCTGGCATCCGAGGTGGAATTTGGTCTCATGACCGATCATCCGGTTACCCTGGCGCGGCAGTTATTGTTGCAAACACGCTGGTTTATCCGCGCCGGTTTAAGCCGACAGCAGGCCATCGAGCTCATCTCGCGCCGCAACGCCCGACTCATCGGGATCGACCATATCCTCGGCTCTTTGGAAAAAGGCAAATGGGCATCGTTTGTATGCTGGAATGGCGACCCTTTTGACCTGACCTGCTATCCGGTGGCGGTGTATGGTGAAGGGGAGCTTTTGTATTCTGCGTCTTCTTAG
- a CDS encoding SDR family oxidoreductase has protein sequence MTKHDKRVALVTGANRGIGYTIAKGLAERDITVVLGVRDPGKGATACAGLQGQGLDAYFELLDVTDAKSVRTAMTHIQDQFNRLDILVNNAGILIDGDADVLNVSQDVILKTLHTNVLGPLMLCQACIPLMKAGGYGRIVNMTSTLGSMTEMADPDSGYAEVETPAYRLSKAALNAITTLVAKKTRNKNILVNSVCPGWVKTDMGGEQAPLTTEQGADTPLWLATLPDGGPTGGFYREREQIPW, from the coding sequence ATGACAAAGCATGACAAACGCGTTGCCCTGGTGACCGGTGCCAATCGGGGGATTGGATACACCATTGCAAAGGGGCTTGCCGAACGTGACATCACAGTGGTGCTGGGTGTGCGGGATCCAGGCAAAGGTGCGACTGCCTGTGCAGGGCTTCAGGGACAAGGGCTGGATGCCTATTTTGAGCTCCTGGATGTGACGGATGCGAAAAGCGTCCGAACTGCAATGACGCACATCCAGGATCAGTTCAACCGGCTGGATATCCTGGTCAACAATGCCGGTATTCTGATTGACGGTGATGCAGATGTGCTCAATGTAAGCCAGGACGTCATTCTCAAAACATTGCATACCAATGTTCTGGGGCCCTTGATGCTGTGCCAGGCGTGCATCCCGTTGATGAAAGCCGGCGGCTACGGTCGCATTGTCAATATGACCAGCACGCTGGGTTCCATGACGGAAATGGCCGATCCGGATTCAGGATATGCCGAGGTTGAAACGCCGGCATATCGTCTTTCCAAAGCGGCGCTAAACGCCATTACGACGTTGGTTGCTAAAAAGACCCGCAATAAAAACATTCTGGTAAACTCGGTTTGTCCGGGTTGGGTAAAGACGGATATGGGGGGTGAGCAGGCACCTTTGACCACCGAACAGGGCGCCGATACGCCGCTGTGGCTGGCCACCTTGCCGGACGGCGGTCCTACGGGCGGCTTTTATCGGGAACGCGAGCAGATTCCCTGGTAA
- a CDS encoding ABC transporter ATP-binding protein, with amino-acid sequence MIELNNLTKKYGDFQAVNDLNLCVKKGEVFGFIGPNGAGKTTTIKMMGGILQPTKGTVSITGINMQDAPEAAKRKIGFIPDRPYLYEKLSGMEFLKFTADLYGVSDERFQAAAYQTLKDFSLADWADDLVESYSHGMKQRLIMSAALLHEPEVIIVDEPMVGLDPAAIIMVKALFRELAEKGVTVFMSTHTLKVAQDTCDRIGVINKGRLIATGTTQELQRAANVSETDLEQVFLNLTNNTT; translated from the coding sequence ATGATTGAACTAAATAACCTGACCAAAAAATACGGTGATTTTCAAGCCGTCAATGATCTGAACCTTTGTGTCAAAAAAGGAGAGGTTTTCGGCTTTATCGGCCCCAATGGTGCCGGCAAAACCACCACGATTAAGATGATGGGCGGCATTCTCCAGCCCACCAAAGGCACGGTCAGCATTACCGGTATCAACATGCAAGATGCCCCTGAAGCGGCAAAACGTAAAATCGGCTTTATACCCGACCGCCCATATCTTTATGAAAAACTCAGTGGCATGGAATTTTTGAAATTCACTGCGGATCTGTATGGGGTTTCGGACGAAAGGTTTCAGGCAGCTGCCTACCAGACCCTTAAAGATTTTTCACTGGCAGACTGGGCCGATGACCTGGTTGAATCCTATTCCCACGGAATGAAACAGCGGCTGATCATGTCGGCCGCTCTTTTACACGAGCCGGAGGTGATTATTGTGGATGAACCCATGGTAGGGCTGGATCCGGCTGCCATTATTATGGTCAAAGCGCTTTTCCGAGAGCTGGCCGAAAAGGGTGTGACCGTCTTTATGTCTACCCATACGCTCAAAGTTGCCCAGGATACGTGCGACCGGATTGGCGTCATTAACAAGGGCCGCTTAATTGCCACCGGCACAACCCAGGAATTGCAGCGGGCGGCCAATGTCAGCGAGACTGACCTGGAGCAGGTGTTTTTAAATCTGACTAACAACACTACTTAA
- a CDS encoding TIGR04076 family protein, producing the protein MALDPGIGYKIKATIAGIKGDCSAGHKAGDSFDISCHNPAGLCGWFYHDIFPSLQTFQFGGSLPWWQGDTIQLQCPDPINVVTIELERIERA; encoded by the coding sequence ATGGCTTTAGATCCCGGCATCGGTTATAAAATCAAAGCGACCATCGCAGGCATAAAAGGCGATTGCAGTGCTGGCCATAAAGCGGGCGATAGCTTTGACATTAGTTGCCATAATCCGGCGGGACTTTGTGGCTGGTTTTATCACGATATTTTCCCCAGCCTGCAGACATTTCAATTCGGCGGCTCTTTGCCCTGGTGGCAGGGTGACACGATCCAATTGCAATGTCCGGATCCCATTAACGTTGTGACCATCGAGCTGGAGCGTATCGAGCGGGCTTAA
- a CDS encoding DUF6485 family protein — MECRTEKNLQKCNCSYEPCPRKGNCCDCLSYHLASRELPACCFPNDRERTYDRSFEHFARLVAKNLV; from the coding sequence ATGGAATGCAGAACCGAAAAAAATCTTCAAAAATGCAATTGTAGTTATGAACCCTGTCCTCGCAAAGGAAATTGCTGCGACTGTCTAAGCTATCATCTGGCCAGCCGGGAATTGCCTGCCTGCTGTTTTCCGAATGACAGAGAACGCACCTATGACCGCTCATTTGAACATTTTGCCCGCTTAGTGGCCAAAAACCTGGTTTAA